A single window of Candidatus Hydrogenedentota bacterium DNA harbors:
- a CDS encoding RbsD/FucU family protein produces the protein MLKHTLIHPGILEAIGAAGHGSRILIADGNYPASTKCGMNSERVYLNLVPGTPTVTQVLDALLTAIPVEAAGVMTPAEGPEPPIFEEFRQRLSGLELTPLGRHEFYVEAGSDDTCLTIVTGEQRIYANLLLTIGVRMPD, from the coding sequence ATGCTGAAACACACCCTGATCCACCCTGGAATTCTGGAAGCCATCGGCGCGGCGGGCCACGGTTCGCGCATTCTGATTGCGGACGGCAACTACCCCGCGAGCACGAAGTGCGGCATGAACTCGGAGCGGGTCTACCTCAATCTTGTGCCGGGAACGCCTACGGTCACACAGGTGCTCGACGCCCTGCTCACGGCGATTCCCGTGGAAGCGGCCGGGGTGATGACGCCCGCAGAGGGCCCCGAGCCCCCGATCTTCGAAGAATTTCGGCAGCGCCTGTCCGGGCTTGAGTTGACGCCGCTGGGGCGGCACGAATTCTATGTGGAAGCGGGAAGCGACGACACCTGCCTTACGATAGTGACGGGAGAACAACGGATTTACGCGAATCTGCTGCTCACCATTGGCGTTCGGATGCCGGACTGA
- a CDS encoding tetratricopeptide repeat protein, translating into MTQRQYTWTASVALVLLGFLAYANTFSGDWVWDDVSSVLLHENVQNPAKLGQLFREDQHAFGRGEGNFYRPLVSVSFMIDFLLSYDPTLDTAEIKGYPDVKPFLFHLSNTLWHCAAAVLLFLLLGRLGAPRMVQAAAAVLFVLHPMHTEAVAYISGRADMMSATFILAALLCATAEVRGTKQMVAFAFSGLFFILGLCSKESTMIYPVLLAIVIALRPQSETSPVSWQVRAYPVFLAAILLCAYGGLRATVLKFSEGGGGNTTGLLARLVETCQAFAFYMKTLFLPANLHMEQTLAGVPGWTAGVGLILLAACVGAAFWGYRSGNRRITLALVWFLAAWLPISGIFPLNAPMAEHWMYVPMAGFWWAVMELLVLISQRMNLRTAPVAVAVVLGLLFLNQTIARNSDWRDNESIFRATLAENPDTLRVHSNLAVTYDFLQGNYPGAARHYEAAIGLYEKQKERPEVLLPDEIPLRLSLAEMLLRQGKYSDALPWYGSLMPLTQQENLKSDGAKAAFGLGQCYLGLGNYTQATQLMQQAVALDPNLAGGFRDLMRGAPLPGPR; encoded by the coding sequence ATGACACAACGACAATATACCTGGACCGCTTCGGTCGCCCTGGTGCTGCTGGGCTTTCTGGCCTATGCCAATACCTTCAGCGGCGACTGGGTGTGGGACGACGTCTCGTCCGTGCTGCTCCATGAAAATGTGCAGAATCCGGCCAAGCTCGGTCAGCTCTTCCGCGAGGACCAGCACGCTTTCGGGCGCGGCGAGGGCAATTTCTATCGCCCCCTGGTCTCCGTGAGCTTCATGATCGATTTCCTGCTTTCCTATGATCCTACCCTGGACACGGCGGAGATCAAAGGCTACCCCGACGTGAAGCCCTTCCTGTTCCACCTGAGCAATACCCTTTGGCACTGCGCGGCCGCCGTGCTGCTTTTTCTCCTGCTCGGTCGGCTCGGCGCGCCGCGAATGGTTCAGGCCGCGGCGGCGGTCCTATTCGTGCTCCACCCCATGCACACGGAAGCCGTGGCCTATATCAGCGGTCGGGCCGATATGATGTCGGCCACCTTCATCCTTGCGGCTTTGCTTTGCGCGACGGCGGAAGTCCGGGGCACGAAGCAAATGGTTGCTTTCGCATTCAGCGGTCTCTTTTTCATTCTGGGCCTGTGCTCCAAAGAGTCCACGATGATCTACCCCGTATTGCTGGCCATCGTGATTGCCTTGCGACCGCAGTCCGAGACATCGCCAGTCTCCTGGCAGGTCCGGGCCTATCCCGTGTTTCTTGCGGCAATTCTCCTCTGCGCCTATGGCGGGTTGCGCGCCACCGTGCTGAAGTTCAGCGAGGGCGGGGGCGGCAACACGACGGGCCTCCTGGCGCGCCTTGTGGAAACTTGCCAGGCATTCGCATTTTACATGAAGACCCTGTTCCTCCCGGCGAACCTGCATATGGAGCAGACCCTCGCGGGCGTGCCCGGCTGGACCGCCGGTGTGGGACTGATCCTGCTGGCGGCCTGCGTCGGAGCGGCCTTCTGGGGCTACCGCTCGGGCAACCGGCGCATCACGCTGGCCCTGGTGTGGTTCCTGGCGGCGTGGCTGCCCATTTCCGGGATTTTCCCGCTGAACGCGCCCATGGCCGAGCACTGGATGTATGTGCCCATGGCCGGCTTCTGGTGGGCGGTGATGGAGCTGCTGGTGCTGATCTCCCAGCGGATGAACCTGCGCACCGCGCCGGTGGCGGTTGCGGTGGTGCTGGGGCTGCTGTTTCTGAATCAGACCATCGCACGCAACAGTGACTGGCGGGACAACGAGTCGATTTTCCGCGCGACGCTGGCGGAAAACCCCGATACGCTGCGGGTCCATTCCAACCTGGCGGTGACCTACGATTTCCTGCAGGGGAACTACCCCGGGGCGGCGCGCCACTATGAGGCGGCCATCGGCCTCTATGAGAAGCAGAAAGAGCGCCCCGAGGTGCTCCTGCCCGATGAAATTCCGCTGCGCCTCTCCCTGGCGGAGATGTTGCTGCGTCAGGGGAAATATAGCGACGCCCTTCCCTGGTACGGCAGCCTGATGCCGCTGACCCAGCAGGAAAACCTGAAGAGTGACGGCGCGAAGGCGGCCTTTGGCTTGGGGCAGTGCTACCTTGGCCTCGGCAACTACACCCAGGCCACGCAGCTCATGCAGCAGGCGGTCGCACTGGACCCCAACCTGGCGGGCGGTTTTCGTGACCTGATGCGGGGAGCCCCCCTGCCCGGCCCGCGTTGA
- a CDS encoding PilZ domain-containing protein, translating to MLSNRPKFPLNERDADAGMVISPDNRSMQRGRRRASRTEVCRPCLVWVPESPESPFEGVVLDLNPRGMRIRMLSAFEEGSRLTVQLMRDENFQVPLSQPLTINVVRVLESPDGFVDHGTVLEVAKIKKAGTVRPVRVARPNFNLGTANRMFTAMRRNDGRTGR from the coding sequence ATGTTGTCGAACCGTCCAAAGTTTCCCCTGAACGAACGCGATGCCGATGCGGGTATGGTAATCTCCCCCGACAATCGCTCCATGCAACGGGGGCGCCGACGCGCAAGCAGGACGGAAGTCTGTCGGCCCTGCCTGGTGTGGGTTCCCGAATCCCCGGAATCGCCCTTTGAAGGGGTTGTTCTGGATCTCAACCCACGTGGCATGCGCATCCGGATGTTGTCGGCTTTTGAGGAGGGTTCCCGGCTGACGGTGCAATTAATGCGGGACGAGAATTTTCAGGTGCCCCTATCACAACCATTGACCATCAATGTCGTTCGGGTTCTCGAAAGTCCGGATGGTTTCGTGGACCACGGCACCGTGCTGGAAGTGGCGAAAATCAAGAAGGCGGGAACCGTGCGGCCCGTGCGCGTCGCGCGGCCCAACTTCAATCTAGGAACTGCAAACCGTATGTTTACCGCGATGCGGCGCAACGACGGACGCACCGGGAGGTAA
- a CDS encoding response regulator, translating into MSRILLVDDDVDLSELIKTKLNAEGHDTHVINTGEGAFEFAKKVKPDISILDIMLPGVTGYQICRRMRKDPELYKHAILVLTALGEEPEILHGLEQGADDYLVKPFKLERLMDKIASLTALTTSLANRNRVTNLPGTDAAKREINHLLARDTALAVVYVDMIGYKAYCASRGADGQQKALEFMGKLLVSLTRDMGFYESFVSHMGGEHFVVSLKLEDHERFTKHLCDQFDKHVTQLYTADEVQKGYIKALDRQGNEVRCKLMALSVGVAHTQYRYFKSAKKMFEVLAQVRQMAHPKEGSSMVFVDRRRSDR; encoded by the coding sequence ATGAGCCGAATTCTTCTGGTGGACGATGATGTCGATTTGTCTGAATTGATCAAGACAAAGCTGAATGCGGAGGGCCACGACACCCATGTAATCAACACGGGGGAGGGGGCCTTCGAATTCGCGAAGAAGGTCAAACCCGACATCTCCATCCTCGATATCATGCTGCCCGGCGTGACGGGATATCAAATCTGCCGCCGCATGCGCAAAGACCCCGAGCTTTATAAGCACGCCATCCTGGTGCTCACCGCGCTGGGCGAAGAGCCCGAAATTCTCCACGGCCTGGAGCAGGGCGCCGACGACTACCTCGTCAAGCCCTTCAAACTCGAGCGCCTGATGGACAAGATCGCCTCGCTCACCGCCCTCACCACCTCCCTGGCCAATCGCAACCGTGTCACCAATCTGCCCGGTACCGACGCCGCCAAGCGGGAGATCAACCACCTCCTCGCCCGAGACACGGCCCTGGCCGTGGTCTACGTCGACATGATCGGCTACAAGGCCTACTGCGCGTCGCGCGGGGCCGACGGGCAACAGAAAGCCCTGGAATTCATGGGCAAGTTACTCGTCAGCCTGACCCGTGACATGGGCTTCTATGAAAGCTTCGTCTCCCACATGGGCGGCGAGCATTTCGTCGTCAGCCTGAAGCTGGAAGACCACGAGCGCTTCACCAAGCACCTCTGCGACCAGTTTGACAAGCACGTCACCCAGCTCTACACCGCCGACGAAGTCCAGAAGGGCTACATCAAGGCGCTGGACCGCCAGGGCAACGAAGTGCGCTGCAAGTTGATGGCCCTTTCCGTCGGTGTGGCCCACACCCAGTACCGCTACTTCAAGAGCGCCAAAAAAATGTTTGAGGTGCTCGCCCAGGTCCGCCAGATGGCCCATCCGAAGGAGGGCTCCAGCATGGTGTTTGTGGATCGGCGACGCAGCGATCGCTGA
- the der gene encoding ribosome biogenesis GTPase Der: MAKLKKLPLVAICGRPNVGKSTLFNRILGKSRAIVHDQEGITRDRFFGNAKWQDYRFRLVDTGGIIEHPDDNVSRQMQEQVDAALNEARVIVFVVDGQHALTRVDREVRDRLFKYSKPVLLAVNKLDNDAMTEAHRYDFYELGLGEPFPISSGHGLGIDALRDAIVEHLPVPEPIAVPEEGAEDEDGELLEAADDESFNEKDPRIKVAIVGKPNVGKSSFVNAILNENRSIVDDKPGTTRDAIDIDFTWNDKDYVLIDTAGLRKKAGITAKVEHYSVARSLRAVRRADICLVMIDATEGMSEQDKRIIGYARENGTAMVLVWTKWDLVEDKARRQKSIVEELDLKMAQIHYVPNVTISNVTRQRLFTVFEYIDRVYEQTRKRISTADMNKFIEEIKVQHKPPSQKGKHAKILYATQVSIKPTMVILFVNQVRLFHFSYMRFLENQLREKFGFEGVPITLELREGKSRE; encoded by the coding sequence ATGGCTAAACTGAAGAAACTGCCCCTGGTGGCGATATGTGGACGGCCCAACGTGGGCAAGTCCACCCTGTTCAACCGCATCCTGGGCAAGTCCCGGGCCATCGTGCATGATCAGGAAGGCATTACGCGGGACCGATTTTTCGGCAACGCGAAATGGCAGGACTACCGCTTCCGCCTGGTAGATACGGGCGGTATCATCGAACACCCGGATGACAATGTCTCCCGGCAGATGCAGGAGCAGGTGGACGCCGCGCTGAACGAAGCGCGTGTCATTGTCTTTGTAGTGGACGGTCAGCACGCCCTCACCCGCGTGGATCGCGAAGTGCGTGACCGGCTGTTCAAGTACAGCAAGCCCGTGCTTCTGGCCGTTAACAAGCTCGACAACGACGCCATGACGGAGGCCCACCGCTACGATTTCTACGAGCTTGGCCTCGGCGAACCCTTCCCCATTTCCTCCGGCCATGGTCTGGGCATCGATGCCCTGCGCGACGCCATCGTGGAGCACCTCCCCGTGCCGGAGCCCATTGCGGTTCCCGAAGAGGGCGCGGAGGACGAAGATGGCGAACTCCTGGAAGCCGCCGACGACGAGAGCTTCAACGAGAAGGACCCCCGCATCAAGGTAGCCATCGTAGGCAAGCCCAATGTGGGCAAGTCTTCCTTCGTCAATGCGATCTTGAATGAGAACCGCAGCATTGTGGACGACAAACCGGGCACGACGCGCGATGCCATCGACATCGACTTTACGTGGAATGATAAGGACTATGTCCTCATCGACACAGCGGGTCTGCGGAAGAAGGCCGGCATTACGGCCAAAGTCGAGCACTACAGTGTAGCCCGCTCCCTGCGCGCCGTGCGCCGCGCGGATATCTGCCTGGTCATGATTGACGCGACCGAGGGCATGTCCGAGCAAGACAAGCGCATCATCGGCTACGCCCGCGAAAACGGCACGGCCATGGTCCTCGTGTGGACCAAATGGGACCTCGTGGAAGACAAGGCGCGGCGCCAGAAGTCCATCGTGGAAGAGCTGGACCTCAAGATGGCCCAGATTCATTATGTGCCCAACGTGACCATTTCCAACGTCACGCGCCAGCGCCTCTTTACCGTGTTTGAATATATCGACCGGGTCTACGAACAGACGCGCAAACGCATCTCGACTGCGGACATGAACAAGTTCATCGAAGAGATCAAAGTACAGCACAAGCCGCCGTCACAGAAGGGCAAGCACGCAAAGATTCTCTACGCGACGCAGGTCAGCATCAAGCCGACCATGGTGATCCTCTTTGTGAATCAGGTGCGCCTCTTCCACTTCAGCTACATGCGTTTCCTGGAAAACCAGTTACGCGAGAAATTCGGTTTTGAAGGCGTGCCCATCACGCTGGAGCTCCGCGAAGGAAAATCACGGGAATGA
- a CDS encoding alkaline phosphatase — MKTRLLGAVAGTGLALCGIAHAQDNTGPKNIILMIGDGMGFAQMEAASLYASGELHSQPYWNYQVLACTTYSASGKGFDPEKAAADFSYVLKDSTDSAAGATTLSSGVKTANKAIGVDVNEQPLRHLYEDAEAMGKATGVLTTVYISHATPAGFTTHHPSRNDVDILAEDMLRNSSLDVLMGAGHPWFDDNGKQVGGLGDDPFKTEGDYKRIGGETLWREVVAGTAGGDANGDGTADPWTLVDSFDEFTALKGADAPTRVLGIAPVSTTLQGNRGTDDEKKAELPYATPSTPGMPDLALMMEGALNVLSKDPDGFFIMAEGGAIDWGGHGNVIGRLIEEQMDFDKAIAAVDAWVAANSSWDETLLIITADHETGYLSGPDSGEKVTPLVSNGKGKTPGYKFHTGGHTNQVVPCIAKGKGAEKLLEAVKGKDALRGPFIDNTDIPKTIRAVWR, encoded by the coding sequence ATGAAAACCAGACTGCTCGGCGCCGTTGCGGGCACGGGACTTGCCCTGTGCGGTATCGCCCACGCCCAGGACAACACGGGGCCCAAGAACATCATCCTCATGATCGGCGACGGCATGGGTTTCGCTCAGATGGAGGCCGCAAGCCTCTACGCCAGTGGCGAACTTCACAGCCAGCCTTACTGGAATTACCAGGTCCTGGCCTGCACCACGTATTCCGCGAGCGGCAAGGGCTTCGATCCGGAAAAAGCCGCGGCGGACTTTTCCTATGTCCTGAAGGATTCCACCGACTCCGCGGCGGGCGCGACAACGCTGTCCAGCGGCGTGAAGACCGCCAACAAGGCCATTGGCGTCGATGTCAACGAACAGCCGCTGCGTCATCTCTATGAGGACGCCGAAGCCATGGGGAAGGCCACGGGCGTGCTGACCACGGTCTACATCAGCCATGCAACACCGGCCGGTTTCACCACCCACCACCCCAGCCGCAACGACGTCGACATTCTGGCCGAGGACATGCTCCGCAACAGTTCGCTGGATGTGCTCATGGGCGCCGGGCATCCCTGGTTCGATGACAACGGGAAACAGGTGGGCGGACTGGGTGACGACCCCTTCAAGACCGAAGGCGATTACAAGCGCATCGGCGGCGAGACCCTGTGGCGCGAGGTGGTCGCCGGAACCGCCGGCGGCGACGCCAACGGCGATGGAACCGCGGACCCCTGGACACTGGTGGACTCGTTCGACGAATTCACAGCCCTCAAGGGGGCCGACGCACCCACCCGCGTGCTCGGCATCGCTCCCGTGTCCACCACGCTGCAGGGTAACCGTGGCACCGATGACGAGAAGAAAGCGGAACTGCCCTACGCCACGCCCTCGACGCCCGGCATGCCCGATCTGGCCCTGATGATGGAAGGCGCGCTCAACGTGCTCTCCAAGGACCCCGACGGCTTTTTCATCATGGCCGAGGGCGGCGCCATCGACTGGGGCGGTCACGGCAATGTCATCGGGCGCCTCATCGAAGAGCAGATGGATTTCGACAAGGCCATCGCGGCCGTCGACGCGTGGGTGGCCGCCAACAGCAGTTGGGATGAAACCCTGCTCATCATCACGGCCGACCACGAAACGGGGTACCTCAGTGGCCCGGATTCAGGGGAGAAGGTGACCCCCCTCGTCAGCAATGGCAAGGGCAAGACACCGGGTTACAAGTTCCACACCGGCGGCCACACCAACCAGGTCGTACCCTGCATCGCCAAGGGCAAGGGTGCCGAGAAACTCCTCGAAGCCGTCAAAGGCAAAGATGCCCTGCGCGGCCCCTTCATCGACAACACCGATATCCCCAAAACCATTCGCGCCGTCTGGCGCTGA
- the plsY gene encoding glycerol-3-phosphate 1-O-acyltransferase PlsY, which yields MAIGALLLSYVLGSIPTGLWLGLWIRKVDIREAGSKNIGATNTMRVLGKPLGAAALTGDVLKGLFPVIFFAKLHPESIHLPLLCGVAAILGHSFSLFLKFRGGKGVATSAGVFLGLVTWPTVLAVAIFAGIVAATRYVSLGSIFASISLAISVWFVDTSNVIRIVVLLVALLIIVKHRANVQRILKGEENRV from the coding sequence ATGGCGATTGGCGCGCTGCTGCTGAGCTATGTGCTCGGCTCTATCCCTACCGGCTTGTGGCTTGGGCTCTGGATTCGCAAGGTGGACATCCGCGAGGCGGGCAGCAAGAACATCGGTGCGACGAATACAATGCGCGTGCTGGGCAAGCCCCTCGGGGCCGCGGCCCTCACGGGGGATGTGCTGAAGGGGCTCTTCCCGGTCATTTTCTTTGCGAAGTTACACCCGGAAAGCATTCACCTTCCGCTGCTCTGTGGCGTCGCCGCGATCCTGGGCCATTCCTTTTCACTTTTTCTCAAGTTTCGCGGCGGCAAGGGCGTAGCCACGAGCGCCGGGGTCTTTCTGGGCCTGGTCACCTGGCCCACCGTGCTCGCCGTTGCAATCTTTGCGGGAATCGTGGCCGCAACGCGCTACGTAAGTCTCGGATCCATCTTCGCTTCGATTTCCCTGGCCATCTCGGTGTGGTTCGTCGACACGTCGAACGTGATCCGGATTGTCGTGTTGCTCGTGGCGCTGCTCATCATCGTCAAGCACCGGGCCAACGTCCAACGGATACTCAAGGGTGAGGAAAACCGCGTCTGA
- a CDS encoding YafY family transcriptional regulator, whose protein sequence is MYKAERLFQLVVLLRRSRAVTARELAAELGVSERTIYRDVQSLILSGVPVEGEAGVGYVLRRDFQLPPLMFTNEEAQALLLGARMVQAWGDPALERAARGVLDKVRAVAERPLLDDLDSQLMQVPGFHICPTLREKMGRVREGIGLQRKLEFDYTRADGQSARRLVRPLGLFFWGSTWSFAAWCELRRAFRNFRVDRMEAVVLTEEIFATEPGKTLEEYIRAIEKEICQ, encoded by the coding sequence ATGTACAAGGCGGAACGCCTATTTCAACTGGTCGTGCTTTTGCGCCGCTCCCGAGCGGTCACGGCCCGCGAGCTTGCCGCGGAACTTGGCGTTTCCGAGCGGACCATCTACCGCGATGTACAATCCCTCATCCTCTCCGGGGTGCCCGTGGAGGGAGAGGCCGGCGTAGGCTACGTCCTCCGCCGCGATTTCCAGCTCCCGCCCCTCATGTTTACCAACGAAGAGGCGCAGGCCCTGCTGCTGGGGGCCCGCATGGTGCAGGCCTGGGGAGACCCCGCCCTGGAGCGGGCCGCGCGGGGCGTGCTGGACAAAGTCCGCGCCGTGGCGGAAAGGCCCCTGCTCGATGACCTCGACAGCCAGCTTATGCAGGTGCCCGGCTTTCATATATGCCCGACACTTCGGGAAAAGATGGGACGGGTCCGCGAAGGGATCGGTCTCCAGCGGAAACTTGAATTCGACTACACCCGGGCCGACGGCCAGTCCGCCCGCCGGCTCGTGCGACCCCTGGGGCTCTTCTTCTGGGGGAGCACCTGGTCCTTTGCCGCCTGGTGCGAACTGCGTCGCGCCTTCCGGAATTTCCGCGTGGACCGGATGGAGGCGGTGGTGTTGACGGAAGAAATTTTTGCCACTGAACCAGGAAAAACCCTGGAAGAATATATACGCGCAATCGAAAAGGAGATTTGCCAATGA
- a CDS encoding DUF2723 domain-containing protein has translation MGRSDYGAAIAAGLIALLVYGYTLAPTVTGEDSGELIGAAWTLGVPHPPGYPVWILLAHGFTWIPFGSAGWRVNLLSAICAAGTVSLLVLIGLTVTRHRLASFTAAMIFAFSRVFWEQAMIAEVYTLNTFFMALLLLIGLRGFREEKPGSLWAYALLAGAGTGVHNTLILLVPFWALLAWHQMPRAMRRSRIVYAGSIAFFAAGLLVHTYLPLAARHDPGVNWGNPDTLARWLAVLRRDQFSFMIDQYPRSLSRFSGQLATMGLFWLRDFLGLGTLMGIWGAALLFRRNRFLAAFLGLSALATVLSITWMQNFEQSREWLWVMRVFLLPAELITAIGIACALAWGAESRPRLRAFVGGLAAATLLLSLGLHSVQSKRNYTYAEDYARNILATLPADAIYVPGADHQAFPVMYLQVVEGLRPDVTLLRKYGYFDLESVPGLAEANPATWGALPRRRYEPEILGWLLEHTDRPIVLSRQVPVKGFDANFAPLGLLVQALRPGETAVPGKTLAQLEWRHPLPEAPVAEYSLSLFQYDVAFAKAQEHFAAGREQEALAEVEAAATFGHREPEILNNLGVLCGRYGAWDRAEAFFREVLEKHPEHESAKANLARVARKRGL, from the coding sequence TTGGGTCGAAGCGACTACGGGGCAGCGATAGCGGCGGGCCTGATAGCGCTGCTGGTGTACGGCTATACACTGGCCCCCACCGTCACCGGCGAAGACTCCGGCGAGTTGATTGGCGCCGCCTGGACCCTGGGCGTCCCCCACCCGCCCGGCTACCCGGTCTGGATCCTCCTCGCCCATGGGTTCACCTGGATCCCTTTCGGCAGCGCGGGCTGGCGCGTCAATCTCCTCTCCGCCATTTGTGCGGCAGGCACGGTCTCGCTCCTTGTCCTCATCGGGCTCACCGTCACGCGCCACCGACTTGCCTCGTTCACCGCCGCCATGATTTTCGCCTTCTCCCGCGTCTTCTGGGAACAGGCGATGATTGCGGAGGTCTACACGCTCAATACCTTCTTCATGGCCCTGCTCCTGCTGATCGGCCTGCGCGGTTTTCGCGAGGAAAAGCCAGGGTCGCTCTGGGCCTATGCACTTCTGGCGGGCGCCGGCACTGGCGTGCACAACACGCTGATTCTCCTTGTGCCTTTCTGGGCGCTGCTTGCGTGGCATCAGATGCCAAGGGCGATGCGACGATCCAGAATCGTCTACGCGGGGTCCATAGCCTTTTTTGCAGCAGGGCTGCTTGTGCACACCTATCTCCCGCTGGCCGCGAGGCACGATCCGGGCGTGAACTGGGGCAATCCGGACACGCTGGCGCGCTGGTTGGCGGTCCTGCGACGGGATCAGTTCTCTTTCATGATCGACCAGTATCCCCGGAGCCTGTCGCGCTTCAGCGGTCAATTGGCCACCATGGGCCTGTTCTGGTTGCGTGATTTCCTGGGACTGGGCACTCTCATGGGAATCTGGGGTGCCGCCCTTCTCTTTCGGCGCAACCGCTTCCTCGCGGCATTTCTCGGCCTTTCGGCGCTGGCCACCGTGCTGTCCATCACCTGGATGCAGAATTTCGAGCAGAGCCGGGAGTGGCTCTGGGTCATGCGGGTCTTCCTGCTGCCCGCGGAGCTCATCACGGCGATCGGGATTGCCTGCGCGCTTGCGTGGGGCGCGGAAAGTCGGCCACGGCTTCGGGCGTTCGTGGGGGGGCTTGCGGCCGCCACGTTGCTCCTTTCGCTTGGGCTCCACAGCGTCCAGAGCAAGCGGAACTACACCTACGCGGAGGACTACGCCCGCAATATCCTCGCCACCCTGCCCGCCGATGCGATCTACGTCCCCGGGGCCGATCACCAAGCTTTCCCCGTGATGTACCTTCAGGTGGTGGAGGGTCTCCGGCCCGACGTGACCTTATTGCGGAAGTATGGGTATTTCGACCTGGAGAGCGTGCCGGGGCTGGCCGAGGCCAACCCGGCAACCTGGGGCGCGCTTCCCCGTCGCCGCTATGAACCGGAAATCCTCGGTTGGCTGCTCGAACATACGGATCGACCCATCGTTCTGAGCCGTCAAGTACCCGTTAAAGGATTCGATGCGAATTTCGCGCCGCTGGGACTCCTCGTTCAGGCCCTGCGCCCCGGCGAGACCGCCGTGCCGGGAAAGACGCTGGCGCAACTGGAATGGCGCCATCCGCTGCCGGAAGCGCCCGTGGCGGAATACTCGCTGTCGCTTTTTCAATACGACGTTGCCTTCGCCAAGGCGCAGGAACACTTCGCGGCGGGCCGGGAGCAGGAGGCCCTGGCCGAGGTCGAGGCGGCGGCCACGTTCGGGCACCGCGAGCCGGAGATTCTGAACAACCTCGGCGTGCTCTGCGGCCGCTACGGCGCCTGGGACAGGGCGGAGGCGTTTTTCAGAGAGGTCCTGGAAAAGCACCCGGAGCACGAATCCGCGAAAGCAAACCTCGCGCGCGTAGCGCGAAAGCGCGGACTCTGA
- a CDS encoding response regulator — translation MADPKILIVDDEPDVVSLIERTLTSDGFEVVKAFDGIGALDLISTEKPDLVLLDLMMPMMSGYEVCQQIKSNPQTRNIPVVCLSSAHTPDARAHSLKAGAVELITKPFFPQELIAQIRRHLPHPAEEVAVEAIPPKGV, via the coding sequence GTGGCTGATCCAAAAATTCTAATCGTGGATGACGAACCCGATGTGGTTTCCCTGATAGAGCGTACCCTGACCAGCGATGGATTTGAAGTGGTAAAGGCATTTGACGGTATCGGGGCGCTGGATTTGATCAGCACCGAGAAGCCCGATCTGGTGCTCCTCGATCTGATGATGCCCATGATGAGCGGTTATGAGGTCTGCCAGCAGATCAAATCGAATCCGCAGACGCGAAACATCCCCGTGGTATGCCTTTCGTCCGCCCACACGCCGGACGCCCGGGCGCACAGCCTGAAGGCCGGTGCGGTGGAATTGATAACCAAGCCTTTCTTCCCCCAGGAACTGATCGCCCAGATCCGGCGCCATCTCCCCCACCCCGCCGAGGAGGTCGCAGTTGAAGCGATCCCGCCAAAAGGCGTATGA
- a CDS encoding CDP-alcohol phosphatidyltransferase family protein has protein sequence MTLANRITLVRLVLIPVFCAVVYSYSPAHLWARPAALAIYGAAALTDMLDGWVARRFNQRTRFGMRLDPLADKLLINLGFVFLAANASFEPGVPLWFPIPIMIRDIIVVVGALLLNSYVGPVTIHVRTIGKVSTLFLNGTLFFALLGVPFLPWLLWAATLLTLASCAQYIHDGIHQLKAGGEHSHG, from the coding sequence GTGACCCTTGCAAACCGCATTACATTGGTCCGGCTGGTCCTGATTCCTGTGTTTTGCGCGGTGGTGTACTCGTATTCCCCCGCCCACCTCTGGGCGCGTCCCGCCGCCCTCGCAATCTATGGGGCCGCCGCACTGACGGATATGTTGGACGGCTGGGTGGCACGACGCTTTAATCAGCGTACCCGCTTCGGCATGCGCCTGGACCCGCTGGCGGACAAACTCCTCATCAATCTGGGTTTTGTGTTTCTGGCGGCCAATGCGTCGTTCGAGCCGGGTGTTCCCCTCTGGTTTCCCATCCCCATCATGATTCGGGATATTATTGTGGTCGTGGGTGCCCTGCTGCTCAACTCGTATGTCGGGCCCGTGACCATTCATGTGAGAACAATTGGTAAAGTGAGTACGTTATTTCTAAATGGCACCCTCTTTTTCGCGCTGTTGGGCGTGCCTTTCCTGCCGTGGCTCCTGTGGGCCGCGACGCTGCTGACCCTGGCTTCCTGCGCGCAATACATCCACGACGGCATACATCAGCTTAAGGCCGGCGGAGAACATTCCCATGGCTAA